One region of Rubripirellula tenax genomic DNA includes:
- a CDS encoding exosortase/archaeosortase family protein yields MKPKKRRRAGGSVSRINLKDVAAAQPATQVLLPFESCGGVKHWVMLAIPVLLTVLYAYWPTFLWMEDAWRNEPDYSHGYLVPFLTLMLLVHRGDMFPGIRPSVSYKGISLIVLAILMRFAGRFLYMDFLDAYSLLPLIAGVVWTLLGSAALKWSLPAIGFLFFMIPLPYQAESLLSWKLQGVATSLSTVFLRVLGQPAVSEGHVIWIADQRLLVEQACSGMRIFIGVAALAYFWAVMVKRTWVDRVVLLASVIPLAVFVNAIRITVVGLLYQWVSGEQYRHGIHDWSGYLMIPTAFALLWGVKKFWENLYGPVEHLTARDFVKSTG; encoded by the coding sequence ATGAAACCAAAAAAGCGACGTCGCGCCGGCGGTAGTGTAAGTCGCATCAACCTGAAGGACGTGGCTGCGGCCCAACCGGCAACCCAGGTTTTGTTGCCCTTTGAATCGTGTGGTGGCGTCAAGCATTGGGTAATGTTGGCGATACCCGTTTTATTGACGGTGCTATACGCCTACTGGCCGACGTTTCTGTGGATGGAAGATGCTTGGCGGAATGAACCGGACTACTCGCACGGTTATCTCGTTCCGTTCCTAACCTTGATGTTGCTTGTTCACCGTGGTGACATGTTTCCTGGGATTCGCCCAAGTGTCAGTTACAAGGGCATTTCGTTGATTGTCCTTGCGATATTAATGCGGTTCGCAGGTCGCTTTCTGTACATGGACTTCCTTGACGCATACTCACTGCTACCATTGATTGCCGGTGTGGTTTGGACGCTGCTTGGTTCAGCCGCGTTGAAATGGAGTCTTCCGGCGATCGGCTTCCTGTTTTTCATGATCCCGCTCCCCTACCAGGCCGAGAGTTTGCTCAGTTGGAAGTTGCAAGGCGTTGCAACATCACTAAGCACCGTGTTTTTGCGTGTGCTGGGCCAACCTGCTGTGTCGGAAGGGCATGTAATTTGGATTGCAGACCAGCGACTTTTGGTCGAGCAAGCCTGTTCTGGCATGCGAATTTTCATCGGGGTAGCGGCGCTTGCGTACTTCTGGGCGGTGATGGTCAAAAGGACATGGGTTGATCGGGTTGTTTTGTTGGCGTCGGTCATTCCTTTAGCGGTGTTCGTCAATGCAATTCGGATTACGGTAGTGGGGTTGCTGTACCAATGGGTGAGTGGCGAGCAGTACCGCCACGGAATTCACGATTGGTCCGGATACTTGATGATTCCGACGGCCTTTGCGCTGCTGTGGGGAGTAAAGAAATTTTGGGAGAATCTATATGGACCGGTTGAGCATTTGACCGCACGAGACTTTGTTAAATCAACGGGCTAG
- a CDS encoding polysaccharide biosynthesis tyrosine autokinase yields the protein MTGPPSRAATDETSFDPWIIWVTFRRCWAWAIPAGAVLAGLTAMAVLRGFVPRYEASHLLVANDEYVVFNNVMKVSKDLARTETALILNPIVLDPVLADSSLHDVPSLSDPATAEANLRANLKIKGGGDPKSLEVRYQDTDRDAAARVCNAVVESYLRQRDSFDDARVNDVERWLEPEILRWEQEVEKRQSLVQALSEEALGFSPGHALDRAENDTNVALLTQLRSEIGDLKIELAMFDAGLADSGFSAGGAAKTGLTPGSVEAIVVKRAEPRESQILAAIENDSKVRETVRKVDRYRAMILDLEVKDMVRVSRTYYNELIRSLAEAESKLEGIRQEARPRAIAKLDQIAEEQYQRDLANAEREMEFQREQLLARLKQEGRESEQMKEARAAAVRMEHDAQRKVIASRLDILQSQYSEERQRLEKFGGTTAQLQFAQDELDVASGLLKKLRDRVAAIHTERRQDGAVRTLAVARPPKSPIETAPYKKLAMVSSVAFLIPFLIGLAFEYRVQRVTDASSFSKAGDMVPIMGEVARLPTGSRSQKRRRVFEESIDTLRANLFLSMDTNKTRSIAVVSGMSGEGKSSVSSQLALSIAKATGGTVLLVDGDLRCPDQHEIFGLEMGVGFAGVLAGKATLAEAVDTSLGGLIHVLPAGRLTASPHRLVSPSGIRDFIDDALSQYSYVVMDTAPVLSAGETLAVASAVDATLICVMRDVSRIDNVTRTTRRLEAAGASIAGTVFSGVSARQYSYRYGDYDYAIGDGSFGDSYHDEEQASS from the coding sequence ATGACCGGTCCCCCTTCTCGCGCTGCAACAGACGAAACTTCGTTTGACCCTTGGATCATTTGGGTGACGTTTCGTCGCTGCTGGGCCTGGGCGATTCCTGCCGGAGCCGTGCTTGCCGGCTTGACTGCTATGGCCGTGTTGCGAGGCTTCGTGCCACGATACGAAGCGAGTCACTTGCTTGTCGCAAACGATGAGTATGTCGTTTTCAACAATGTGATGAAGGTCAGTAAAGATTTGGCCCGAACCGAGACAGCTCTGATACTAAACCCGATTGTCCTTGATCCCGTTCTTGCTGACTCCAGCTTGCATGACGTACCAAGCTTATCGGATCCTGCAACCGCAGAAGCGAATCTGCGGGCGAATTTGAAGATCAAAGGCGGTGGTGATCCGAAGAGCCTTGAGGTCAGGTACCAGGATACGGATCGCGACGCAGCAGCCAGGGTCTGCAACGCCGTCGTGGAGTCCTATCTACGCCAGAGAGATTCATTCGACGATGCGAGAGTCAATGATGTTGAGCGTTGGCTCGAACCTGAAATCCTGCGCTGGGAGCAAGAGGTTGAAAAACGCCAATCGCTCGTTCAAGCGCTTAGCGAGGAGGCGTTGGGTTTTTCACCCGGCCACGCTTTGGATCGCGCTGAGAATGACACCAATGTTGCTTTGCTGACGCAGTTGCGATCGGAAATCGGTGATCTCAAGATCGAGTTGGCGATGTTTGATGCGGGTTTAGCCGATAGCGGATTCAGTGCTGGTGGCGCAGCCAAGACTGGCCTCACTCCCGGAAGCGTTGAAGCGATTGTGGTCAAACGCGCGGAACCAAGAGAATCTCAGATTTTAGCGGCGATTGAAAACGATTCAAAAGTCCGCGAAACGGTGCGAAAGGTTGATCGCTATCGAGCCATGATCCTGGACCTCGAAGTGAAAGACATGGTCCGCGTCAGCCGGACCTACTACAACGAATTGATTCGCAGTCTAGCTGAAGCAGAGTCAAAGCTAGAGGGGATTCGACAGGAAGCTCGTCCGCGTGCGATCGCAAAGCTAGATCAGATTGCCGAAGAGCAGTACCAGCGAGATTTGGCGAATGCGGAACGGGAAATGGAATTTCAGCGGGAGCAATTGCTTGCACGCTTGAAACAGGAGGGTCGAGAGTCAGAGCAGATGAAGGAAGCCCGCGCCGCAGCGGTGCGGATGGAGCATGACGCACAGAGAAAAGTAATTGCTTCCAGACTTGATATTTTGCAGTCCCAATACAGCGAAGAGCGTCAGCGACTAGAGAAGTTCGGGGGCACAACGGCTCAACTGCAATTCGCCCAGGACGAACTAGACGTGGCTTCCGGTCTTTTGAAGAAATTGCGAGACAGGGTCGCTGCAATACATACCGAACGACGGCAAGATGGTGCGGTCAGGACGTTAGCGGTGGCTCGCCCTCCTAAATCACCAATCGAAACGGCGCCCTATAAGAAATTAGCGATGGTATCTTCGGTTGCGTTTCTTATCCCGTTCCTTATTGGACTTGCGTTTGAGTATCGCGTTCAGCGTGTGACCGATGCTTCTTCGTTTTCCAAGGCGGGCGACATGGTTCCGATCATGGGAGAGGTTGCAAGGCTTCCTACTGGATCCAGATCACAAAAACGGCGGCGGGTTTTCGAAGAGAGTATCGACACCCTCCGCGCCAACCTATTTCTTTCAATGGACACGAACAAAACTCGCTCAATCGCGGTCGTCAGTGGAATGTCGGGAGAAGGGAAAAGTAGCGTGTCGTCGCAACTGGCGCTTTCGATTGCCAAAGCGACGGGCGGGACCGTACTTCTGGTTGACGGGGACTTACGTTGCCCTGATCAACATGAGATTTTCGGCTTGGAGATGGGCGTCGGTTTCGCTGGCGTGCTCGCCGGTAAAGCGACACTTGCTGAAGCCGTTGATACGAGCCTGGGCGGATTGATCCACGTTCTGCCCGCTGGACGCTTGACCGCCAGCCCGCATCGATTGGTCAGCCCGTCTGGTATCAGAGACTTTATCGACGATGCGCTATCACAGTACAGTTACGTTGTGATGGACACCGCCCCCGTTTTATCAGCAGGTGAAACGCTTGCTGTGGCATCAGCGGTTGATGCGACGTTGATATGTGTCATGCGAGATGTAAGTCGCATTGACAATGTGACCCGCACAACGCGCCGCCTCGAAGCGGCTGGGGCTAGCATTGCTGGCACCGTTTTTTCTGGAGTGTCCGCTCGTCAGTATTCGTATCGATACGGGGACTACGACTATGCCATCGGAGACGGATCTTTTGGCGATTCCTATCACGACGAAGAACAGGCTTCATCGTAG
- a CDS encoding tetratricopeptide repeat protein has translation MSTTGADWPRNESKRSTNRGRAIKSNNEATEQYNAAREAKLEQRRYTWKIDARLLIVSLVVFAVVGIAATCSYFYFSASTAQTFLKLADAAEQEKDFAAQAKWLQRYSLTNPDDAEAPYRMAVAADRGATLAIMRHESRDEVGQRIDASRRALSLGIGPVSRNDRDNTADLRRRLIRRLLQLGGQWNREVEQQVIMLNPPEDDTQAVVSTALSLVGQLDSGFYQMRRPDSVPRNENYWGWLCNQKVGYVLATAFEKEPNNVDLASFILTTPARYPEQFSFVGDEAGISKNVLAELQTKATEALKAAPSSRAKLILSDHLSNSNQREEAIAVLQQAAVDAQQRLVLMSSKSAAKLIETAGEPGSLKAASDLVGDDPKVFISPYIVGPGYWDYLVVYDSARSTAIKEPKKALETLTSLLELELPSAPPDVEEKAYLLAGSLMIAAGQTERAVALLNKGVEQVGDQSVVLLSEVARVQRRLEDFSSLKATTEKLRLAVDRTRASMATDKAAQMDQAQRVALGRHIDLGEWTLKVMRATLAESNGDSLSAMKLFDEALHSSVGVSDVDRVSVAEGLAKIQSDQGMWDQAANSLDQASQLFPGDARLHMMAANVWLRAGNSEQASRHWQSSSKTPSPSVLITQLQSQLQQQFRRLPGQRDFDAIRREVEQIRKLLKASYEGELGADEKAALDKSGRESLLRALTLLKAIDLTIPPGNQVADTPQSILKTATSLDEFAAEHPNDVRLQSFVTEQLAQLGEGELAMKAVERLEESTGADSIESLVAKASVVAFDEPIAAAILLLDSASENEIHEADLLQYAAGYAAQGGDSEVLYKALTRLNQKRQSLSTLFGIVATSKVLPEGSELLAINGKQVTAAELSAHWQEQLRQREGESGTYWRFARAVDLVGKHSNLDDVNAKDAPALIEAQKLVRNVLIKRPRWGEAISLDGTILALLGKRDEAVVQLRRGIAAGDNQIQSRNLLWKLLILLDRGDEAEAEIRNTSLVHQADLDPNAAVRIGLAQSRGDFEKSMKLAQDSANENPNDFLPQMILAITGTKAIENTVDQQRRSALLEVTRQAIDRAAKLATKESPQIFGMQLELAFVLKDEKSVSKTIDDVIASEIDALPKARLLARAYFSKKEFEATLEQLTIADRLDPSSRSQLDLADVYAAMNQPEGEIDALRNALQRDPASPSLRNRLAQKMVVSTDGTKVLDWNAISELLSGEDANNSTNQLMYAVLLGREAVRAFEADKTSTVDGKRLEQSQTILRNLILDDSVSSDDARRFLAMLLEKIATVDNITDKSPAKLDDEIRSLYSHLYDRGYKNPVDVYRYSQYLLSKNVAGDQSRLKRLADELKISSPATVQALKVALQVAERLEQTERYPTVIGEWADGAINATAGSLTRTADAAAIYSTAGSAMVDLGLVAESVVWFEKAYKTDQQRLATYVVALTRVNKRQEAIRVCLKHFDANSDPVSATLLLETLLSVKDPQRQLELAKDNAEVVDRAVAMFQGDSRLLESFGTLRMAQGDFEGAVIAFQNALKKDPLRIRTLNNLAMAFSEIPGRESEGLVHIETALELTNDDPELLDTKGVILMASGRTEDAEATFEKAFSKSNEPRHLFHVIVSQLIQGKESQAQLNWGKIDLSKLDPMGLTRSERIKLEKIKTKFDTSL, from the coding sequence ATGAGCACCACAGGAGCGGATTGGCCGCGAAACGAATCCAAGCGATCAACCAATAGGGGACGCGCGATTAAATCCAATAACGAGGCTACCGAACAATACAACGCTGCGCGTGAAGCTAAGCTTGAACAGCGTCGATACACGTGGAAAATCGATGCTCGTTTGCTGATCGTTTCACTTGTAGTTTTCGCGGTTGTCGGTATCGCGGCAACTTGCTCCTACTTCTACTTCTCCGCTTCAACTGCTCAAACGTTTTTGAAGTTGGCAGATGCGGCCGAGCAGGAAAAAGACTTTGCTGCGCAGGCAAAGTGGCTGCAACGCTACTCGTTGACCAACCCGGACGACGCGGAGGCTCCTTACCGTATGGCAGTTGCGGCCGATCGGGGCGCGACTCTCGCCATCATGCGACATGAAAGTCGTGACGAAGTTGGGCAACGCATTGATGCGTCACGCCGCGCCCTAAGCTTGGGCATCGGCCCGGTGAGCCGAAATGATCGCGATAACACAGCCGACCTGCGGCGGCGTTTGATTCGAAGACTTCTGCAATTGGGCGGTCAGTGGAATCGGGAGGTTGAGCAACAGGTCATCATGCTCAATCCGCCCGAAGATGACACGCAAGCGGTCGTCTCGACGGCCCTTTCGTTGGTCGGTCAGCTTGACAGCGGTTTCTATCAAATGCGCCGGCCGGATTCGGTGCCCAGGAACGAAAACTATTGGGGCTGGCTCTGCAATCAAAAGGTTGGTTATGTGTTGGCAACCGCCTTCGAGAAAGAGCCCAATAACGTTGACCTTGCTTCATTCATTCTGACGACGCCGGCGCGATATCCAGAGCAGTTTTCGTTTGTTGGCGACGAAGCTGGTATATCAAAAAACGTGCTAGCGGAACTGCAGACCAAGGCCACCGAAGCGTTGAAAGCGGCACCCTCAAGCCGCGCGAAACTGATCCTGAGTGACCATCTCTCGAACTCGAATCAACGCGAAGAGGCTATTGCCGTATTGCAGCAAGCCGCTGTCGACGCACAACAGCGACTCGTGCTGATGAGCAGCAAATCCGCGGCGAAGCTGATCGAAACTGCCGGCGAACCGGGATCCCTCAAAGCGGCATCCGATCTTGTGGGTGATGATCCAAAAGTGTTCATATCACCCTATATTGTCGGTCCTGGCTACTGGGACTATCTGGTCGTCTACGATTCAGCAAGAAGCACTGCGATCAAAGAACCGAAGAAGGCGCTCGAGACGCTAACTTCGCTACTTGAGCTAGAACTTCCGAGTGCGCCGCCTGACGTTGAAGAAAAGGCATATTTGCTGGCCGGTTCGCTGATGATAGCCGCTGGCCAAACCGAGCGTGCGGTTGCCTTGCTGAACAAGGGGGTGGAGCAGGTTGGCGATCAGAGTGTTGTCTTGTTGTCGGAAGTTGCCCGCGTCCAACGTCGGCTTGAAGACTTTTCGAGCCTGAAGGCTACCACCGAGAAGCTAAGGTTAGCTGTTGATAGGACCCGCGCTTCGATGGCGACCGACAAGGCCGCGCAAATGGATCAGGCGCAGCGCGTCGCCCTCGGGCGGCATATCGACTTGGGGGAGTGGACGTTAAAGGTGATGCGAGCCACTCTCGCAGAATCGAATGGCGATTCGCTTAGCGCAATGAAGCTGTTCGACGAAGCTCTGCATTCGAGTGTCGGAGTCAGTGATGTTGACCGCGTTTCCGTGGCTGAAGGCCTGGCGAAGATCCAGAGCGATCAGGGAATGTGGGACCAAGCGGCAAATTCACTCGATCAAGCCAGTCAGCTGTTCCCAGGCGACGCCCGGCTTCACATGATGGCCGCCAATGTGTGGTTGCGTGCCGGCAACAGCGAGCAAGCGTCTCGCCACTGGCAATCGAGCAGCAAGACCCCCTCGCCATCCGTATTGATAACTCAACTGCAATCACAGCTTCAGCAGCAATTCCGACGCTTGCCCGGCCAGCGTGACTTCGATGCCATTCGACGCGAAGTTGAGCAGATACGGAAGCTCTTGAAAGCGTCTTATGAAGGCGAACTTGGAGCCGATGAGAAAGCCGCGCTTGACAAAAGTGGACGCGAAAGTTTGCTCCGCGCACTCACACTTCTTAAGGCAATTGATCTAACAATCCCTCCTGGCAATCAGGTTGCCGACACTCCCCAGTCGATTCTGAAAACGGCTACGTCGCTTGACGAGTTTGCCGCCGAACACCCAAACGATGTGCGACTTCAGTCGTTCGTCACCGAGCAACTCGCGCAACTTGGCGAGGGAGAGCTTGCAATGAAGGCTGTGGAACGGCTTGAGGAAAGTACTGGTGCAGATTCAATCGAGTCGTTGGTCGCAAAGGCAAGCGTCGTTGCTTTCGATGAACCGATTGCTGCGGCGATTCTGTTGCTTGATAGTGCATCAGAGAACGAGATCCACGAAGCTGATCTACTGCAATACGCCGCGGGCTATGCTGCCCAGGGCGGTGATAGCGAAGTCCTTTACAAAGCGCTGACCCGACTGAATCAGAAGCGACAATCGCTGTCGACCCTGTTTGGGATTGTGGCGACGTCCAAAGTTTTGCCCGAGGGCTCGGAACTGCTGGCGATCAACGGAAAGCAAGTAACGGCAGCCGAGCTGTCTGCGCATTGGCAAGAACAATTGCGTCAGCGCGAAGGCGAATCGGGGACCTATTGGCGATTCGCACGGGCGGTTGATTTGGTTGGCAAGCATTCCAATCTTGACGACGTCAATGCGAAGGATGCCCCAGCGTTGATCGAAGCACAGAAACTCGTTCGAAATGTTTTAATCAAAAGACCTCGCTGGGGTGAAGCGATTTCGCTTGACGGAACCATATTGGCCTTGCTCGGAAAACGCGATGAAGCCGTCGTGCAACTGCGACGCGGGATCGCAGCCGGTGACAATCAAATTCAGTCTCGGAACCTGCTTTGGAAGCTATTGATTCTGCTAGATCGCGGCGATGAAGCCGAAGCGGAGATTCGGAACACGTCGCTGGTCCACCAAGCTGATCTCGACCCCAACGCTGCGGTTCGAATCGGGTTGGCCCAAAGCCGTGGCGACTTTGAAAAAAGCATGAAATTGGCTCAGGATTCTGCCAACGAGAACCCAAATGATTTCCTTCCGCAAATGATCTTGGCGATCACGGGCACCAAAGCGATTGAGAACACCGTTGATCAACAACGGCGGTCGGCACTGCTGGAGGTGACCCGACAAGCGATCGATCGGGCGGCGAAGCTAGCGACCAAAGAGTCCCCTCAGATTTTTGGAATGCAGCTCGAACTGGCGTTTGTCCTAAAGGACGAGAAATCGGTTTCCAAAACCATTGACGACGTGATTGCCAGCGAAATTGATGCACTGCCCAAAGCAAGGCTTTTGGCTAGAGCGTACTTCTCGAAAAAGGAGTTTGAGGCAACGCTTGAGCAATTGACGATCGCGGATCGACTGGACCCTTCGTCGAGGTCACAGTTGGATTTGGCCGATGTCTACGCAGCAATGAATCAGCCCGAAGGCGAGATTGATGCTTTGCGCAACGCCCTGCAACGCGATCCAGCGAGCCCATCGCTGCGCAATCGCTTGGCGCAAAAAATGGTTGTCTCGACCGACGGCACAAAGGTGCTTGACTGGAATGCCATCAGCGAATTGCTGTCGGGAGAGGACGCCAACAATTCGACCAACCAGCTTATGTACGCTGTCCTGCTCGGTCGCGAAGCGGTTCGTGCTTTTGAAGCGGACAAGACGTCTACCGTGGACGGAAAACGTTTAGAACAGTCTCAGACGATCCTACGCAACTTAATTTTAGACGATTCGGTTAGTAGCGACGACGCTCGGCGATTCCTGGCGATGTTGTTAGAAAAGATCGCGACTGTCGATAACATTACCGACAAATCACCTGCGAAGCTGGATGACGAGATTCGATCACTGTATTCGCATCTTTATGATCGCGGGTATAAGAATCCGGTCGATGTCTATCGGTATTCCCAGTATCTTCTATCGAAAAATGTCGCGGGCGATCAATCAAGACTGAAGCGGCTTGCCGACGAACTCAAGATTTCGTCGCCGGCGACGGTACAAGCTCTGAAAGTTGCTCTGCAAGTTGCAGAACGCTTGGAGCAAACGGAGCGGTACCCCACCGTTATCGGCGAGTGGGCAGATGGGGCGATCAATGCGACCGCAGGTTCCTTGACACGAACTGCCGATGCCGCGGCTATCTACTCAACCGCCGGATCAGCCATGGTGGATTTGGGCTTGGTTGCTGAGTCGGTTGTGTGGTTCGAAAAGGCATATAAAACGGATCAGCAGCGTCTCGCCACGTACGTTGTGGCACTCACACGAGTTAATAAACGACAGGAAGCGATTCGCGTTTGCTTGAAACATTTCGATGCGAATTCTGATCCCGTCTCAGCGACGTTACTGCTTGAAACACTGTTGAGCGTGAAGGATCCTCAGCGGCAACTCGAACTCGCGAAAGATAATGCCGAAGTCGTCGATCGCGCTGTTGCGATGTTCCAAGGTGACTCGCGACTGCTTGAAAGCTTCGGCACGCTTCGGATGGCACAGGGCGATTTCGAGGGAGCAGTCATTGCCTTTCAAAATGCACTCAAAAAAGATCCTTTGAGGATCCGAACGCTAAACAATTTAGCGATGGCATTTTCGGAAATTCCAGGCCGGGAATCCGAAGGCCTTGTCCATATCGAAACAGCACTCGAGCTGACCAACGACGATCCAGAACTCTTGGACACCAAGGGGGTCATCCTAATGGCTTCGGGGCGAACCGAAGATGCCGAGGCGACTTTCGAGAAGGCATTCTCTAAATCGAACGAGCCTCGGCACTTGTTCCACGTCATCGTTTCCCAATTGATCCAGGGAAAGGAAAGCCAAGCCCAATTGAACTGGGGCAAAATCGACCTTAGCAAACTAGATCCGATGGGGCTAACGCGAAGCGAACGCATCAAGCTGGAAAAGATCAAGACCAAGTTCGACACGTCACTATGA
- a CDS encoding exosortase-associated EpsI family protein: MMSTKLPTKPSEQPIDELLEMESESTMPVPSDPSVSGRGLALVVLVSLVLVSCLVHGYLDGRWAANTNLQDQGKLLEGIPSQVGQWKLSKTSELDEKASQLLRCFGSTVREYSNEATGESVNVAIMFGPRGPIAVHTPEVCYSSVGTEIVRERDIESIAVGEMKSDLWSVQFATDSSDIPSLDVWYAWSSGGPWEARENPRFWLTDNLYKIQVAGPVGSGEHRPVKEFLTEFLPAASLALK, from the coding sequence ATGATGAGCACTAAATTGCCGACCAAACCATCCGAACAACCCATTGACGAATTGCTTGAAATGGAAAGCGAATCGACGATGCCAGTACCATCCGACCCATCTGTCTCTGGCCGCGGCCTAGCACTGGTCGTGCTCGTCAGTTTAGTGCTTGTGTCATGCTTGGTGCACGGTTATCTGGATGGCCGTTGGGCAGCCAACACAAACCTTCAAGATCAAGGAAAGTTGTTAGAAGGTATTCCCTCGCAAGTTGGGCAATGGAAACTGTCTAAAACGTCTGAGCTTGACGAAAAGGCTAGCCAGTTGCTTCGCTGTTTTGGCTCAACCGTTCGCGAGTATTCAAATGAAGCCACTGGCGAGTCAGTAAACGTGGCAATCATGTTTGGCCCACGTGGGCCAATCGCCGTTCATACGCCCGAGGTTTGTTACAGTTCCGTCGGTACCGAAATTGTCCGCGAACGCGACATCGAATCGATCGCAGTCGGTGAGATGAAGAGTGACCTGTGGTCGGTTCAATTCGCCACGGACTCGAGCGATATTCCATCGCTAGACGTCTGGTACGCATGGAGCAGCGGTGGCCCTTGGGAAGCACGCGAGAACCCTCGTTTTTGGCTAACCGACAATCTTTATAAGATCCAGGTTGCCGGCCCCGTTGGTTCTGGTGAGCACCGGCCCGTCAAAGAATTTTTGACTGAGTTTTTACCGGCGGCTTCTTTGGCATTGAAGTAG
- a CDS encoding sugar transferase produces the protein MQPNSFLPHRRVNFFRRKYFLDRCAGAVLLVGAAPLTLLLYGLVRITSPGPGFYRQKRIGLDGQVFEIVKLRSMVTNAEKPGEPVWATKRDARVTPLGRILRELHLDELPQLWNVCKGEMSLVGPRPERPLICEELAKEIDGYYERNLIKPGVTGLAQINLPPDQSLEDVHRKQILDIHYLHHACLWLDLRMVAATALRLVGVKGEVVISLMRLRCRHLLDNFDAPFKSAERSLTECADTPSQTDSDGEPQHLESAMASAGTESDVRGERN, from the coding sequence ATGCAACCTAACTCGTTCCTACCGCATCGACGAGTTAATTTTTTTCGCAGAAAGTACTTCCTGGATAGATGCGCAGGTGCCGTGCTCCTTGTCGGAGCAGCGCCGCTGACTTTGTTGCTTTACGGTTTGGTTCGAATCACTTCGCCCGGCCCTGGCTTTTATCGCCAAAAGCGAATTGGTCTTGATGGCCAAGTTTTCGAGATCGTGAAGTTGCGGTCGATGGTGACGAACGCAGAGAAGCCTGGCGAGCCCGTTTGGGCAACGAAACGCGATGCACGAGTCACACCTCTGGGTCGCATCTTGCGAGAATTGCATCTCGACGAACTGCCACAGCTTTGGAATGTTTGCAAAGGTGAGATGTCATTGGTCGGCCCTCGCCCCGAACGACCCTTGATTTGTGAAGAACTGGCAAAAGAGATTGATGGCTATTACGAACGCAATTTGATTAAGCCAGGTGTAACGGGACTTGCTCAAATCAACTTGCCTCCAGACCAGTCTCTCGAGGATGTTCATCGTAAGCAAATTTTAGACATCCACTATTTGCACCATGCTTGCCTTTGGCTTGACCTGCGGATGGTCGCTGCGACGGCACTCCGCTTAGTAGGCGTCAAGGGCGAGGTTGTTATTTCATTGATGCGACTTCGTTGCCGACATTTGCTTGACAATTTCGATGCCCCCTTCAAGTCAGCTGAGCGCTCGTTGACGGAATGTGCCGACACACCGTCGCAAACTGATTCCGACGGTGAACCGCAGCACCTCGAGTCTGCAATGGCATCCGCAGGCACTGAAAGTGATGTTCGTGGTGAACGGAATTAG
- a CDS encoding XrtA system polysaccharide deacetylase, whose amino-acid sequence MKKHGTDSTICHALTVDVEDYFQVSGFENRVLRKQWDQYESRVEANTDRLLSSFDLHEVRGTFFVLGWVAERYPALVKRIAKAGHEIASHGYWHRLVYDISEEEFARDLVDSKDAIHNACGVETTAYRAPSFSIVEKSLWALDILIEHGFTQDSSIFPISGHDRYGIADAKREIHVIERRSGSIEEFPPSLAHVMGVKVPVGGGYFRLLPQALTSMAIAKIENERRPAMFYIHPWEVDPQQPRVDDIGRMNRFRHYVGLASTQSKLSRLISNHKFGTVADSIRSHWGDGRKPQLAPDSNTVAV is encoded by the coding sequence ATGAAAAAACACGGAACTGATTCGACCATTTGCCACGCGCTGACGGTCGATGTAGAGGACTATTTTCAGGTTTCGGGATTTGAAAACCGTGTGCTTCGGAAGCAATGGGATCAATACGAGAGCCGAGTCGAGGCAAATACCGATCGGCTACTTTCCTCGTTCGATCTACATGAAGTCAGAGGCACTTTTTTTGTCCTTGGTTGGGTGGCTGAGCGGTACCCGGCGCTGGTCAAACGCATTGCCAAGGCCGGTCACGAGATTGCTTCGCACGGCTATTGGCATCGTTTGGTGTATGACATTTCGGAAGAAGAGTTTGCGAGGGATCTGGTTGATTCCAAAGATGCGATCCATAACGCGTGCGGGGTTGAGACAACGGCCTATCGAGCACCGAGTTTTTCGATCGTCGAAAAATCACTTTGGGCGCTGGACATCCTAATTGAGCACGGCTTCACCCAAGACAGTAGTATCTTTCCGATCTCGGGGCACGATCGCTATGGCATAGCCGACGCCAAACGCGAGATCCATGTGATTGAGAGGCGCAGCGGATCAATTGAAGAGTTCCCGCCCTCCTTAGCTCATGTGATGGGCGTTAAGGTTCCCGTTGGCGGAGGGTATTTTCGATTGCTGCCGCAAGCCCTGACATCGATGGCAATCGCAAAGATCGAAAACGAACGCCGTCCAGCAATGTTTTACATTCACCCGTGGGAAGTTGATCCGCAGCAGCCTAGGGTTGATGACATTGGGCGAATGAACCGGTTTCGGCACTATGTCGGACTCGCATCTACGCAGTCAAAACTGAGCCGTTTGATTTCGAACCACAAATTCGGCACCGTTGCTGACTCGATCCGATCACACTGGGGCGATGGCCGTAAACCCCAGCTGGCACCAGATTCTAACACGGTGGCGGTTTAG